A genome region from Mycteria americana isolate JAX WOST 10 ecotype Jacksonville Zoo and Gardens unplaced genomic scaffold, USCA_MyAme_1.0 Scaffold_86, whole genome shotgun sequence includes the following:
- the CCHCR1 gene encoding coiled-coil alpha-helical rod protein 1 isoform X4, producing MAESHPEPPGTGLRGLVPPSHFMLRPPGPSTRTLEAELEAEKRRSQALEVELEAEKRRSQALEVELEAEKRRSHALEVELEAERRRSQALEVELEAERRRGQAQGAEPDGEQPLEECQAQVLLQARLSALGHILTLQEHELGRELPPTEVPVAVAPPRLHALLGRWREKVFALLVQQRVQEEAQRALRAQVEMLGAAVAAGTRRVTRLELSLRERAATAELQRRDTERLAQEVMRQRGRAEAAEEALGGLARAAARLAGVVTAREAEVTAATGTMVTLSARLRQAGQRLRVLQGLVAPAVALERPWWQRDPAGDDPVAKVTGSTHRLVGTTARVQRSAVALGVAEEVTHGQVTKDKVMQDKAARGEATHRGDRTVPPLGRGTVDLLDEQVESCP from the exons ATGGCCGAGAGTCACCCAGAGCCACCAGGTACTG gtcTGCGGGGCCTCGTCCCCCCGTCGCACTTTATgctccgcccccccggccccagcaccaG GACACTGGAGGCGGAGCTTGAGGCTGAGAAGAGGCGGAGCCAAGCCCTGGAGGTGGAGCTTGAGGCTGAGAAGAGGCGGAGCCAAGCACTAGAGGTGGAGCTTGAGGCTGAGAAGAGGCGGAGCCATGCCCTGGAGGTGGAGCTTGAGGCTGAGAGGAGGCGGAGCCAAGCCTTGGAGGTGGAGCTTGAGGCTGAGAGGAGGCGTGGTCAAGCCCAAGGGGCGGAGCCTGATGGGGAGCAGCCCCTGGAGGAG TGCCAGGCCCAGGTGCTGCTCCAGGCCCGGCTCAGCGCCCTTGGCCACATCCTGACCCTGCAGGAGCACGAACTGGGCCgtgag ctgccccccaccGAAGTCCCCGTGGCGGTGGCCCCCCCCCGGCTGCACGCACTCCTGGGGCGCTGGCGGGAGAAGGTCTTCGCCCTCCTGGTGCAGCAGCGGGTACAGGAGGAGGCACAGCGGGCGCTGCGGGCGCAG GTGGAGATGCTGGGGGCAGCGGTGGCAGCGGGGACGCGGCGGGTGACACGGCTGGAGCTGAGCCTGCGTGAGAGGGCGGCCACTGCCGAGCTGCAGCGTCGGGACACCGAG CGCCTGGCGCAGGAGGTGATgcggcagcggggacgggcaGAGGCGGCTGAggaggcactggggggactggCCCGGGCAGCTGCCAG GCTGGCCGGGGTGGTGACAGCACGCGAGGCTGAGGTGACAGCAGCCACCGGGACCATGGTCACCCTCAGCGCCCGCCTGCGCCAGGCGGGACAGCGGCTCCGCGTCCTCCAGG GGCTGGTGGCCCCGGCGGTGGCCTTGGAGCGGCCGTGGTGGCAGCGGGACCCTGCGGGGGACGA CCCGGTGGCCAAGGTGACAGGCAGCACCCATCGGCTCGTGGGGACAACGGCCAGGGTCCAGCGCAGCG cggTGGCCTTGGGGGTGGCTGAGGAGGTGACACACGGCCAGGTGACAAAGGACAAGGTGATGCAGGACAAGGCGGCACGGGGTGAG GCCACCCACCGTGGAGACAGGACAGTCCCCCCCCTGGGCAGAG GAACCGTTGACCTCCTGGATGAACAAGTGGAAAGCTGTCCTTGA
- the CCHCR1 gene encoding coiled-coil alpha-helical rod protein 1 isoform X5 has protein sequence MAESHPEPPGTGLRGLVPPSHFMLRPPGPSTRTLEAELEAEKRRSQALEVELEAEKRRSQALEVELEAEKRRSHALEVELEAERRRSQALEVELEAERRRGQAQGAEPDGEQPLEECQAQVLLQARLSALGHILTLQEHELGRELPPTEVPVAVAPPRLHALLGRWREKVFALLVQQRVQEEAQRALRAQVEMLGAAVAAGTRRVTRLELSLRERAATAELQRRDTERLAQEVMRQRGRAEAAEEALGGLARAAARLAGVVTAREAEVTAATGTMVTLSARLRQAGQRLRVLQGLVAPAVALERPWWQRDPAGDDPVAKVTGSTHRLVGTTARVQRSGHPPWRQDSPPPGQRNR, from the exons ATGGCCGAGAGTCACCCAGAGCCACCAGGTACTG gtcTGCGGGGCCTCGTCCCCCCGTCGCACTTTATgctccgcccccccggccccagcaccaG GACACTGGAGGCGGAGCTTGAGGCTGAGAAGAGGCGGAGCCAAGCCCTGGAGGTGGAGCTTGAGGCTGAGAAGAGGCGGAGCCAAGCACTAGAGGTGGAGCTTGAGGCTGAGAAGAGGCGGAGCCATGCCCTGGAGGTGGAGCTTGAGGCTGAGAGGAGGCGGAGCCAAGCCTTGGAGGTGGAGCTTGAGGCTGAGAGGAGGCGTGGTCAAGCCCAAGGGGCGGAGCCTGATGGGGAGCAGCCCCTGGAGGAG TGCCAGGCCCAGGTGCTGCTCCAGGCCCGGCTCAGCGCCCTTGGCCACATCCTGACCCTGCAGGAGCACGAACTGGGCCgtgag ctgccccccaccGAAGTCCCCGTGGCGGTGGCCCCCCCCCGGCTGCACGCACTCCTGGGGCGCTGGCGGGAGAAGGTCTTCGCCCTCCTGGTGCAGCAGCGGGTACAGGAGGAGGCACAGCGGGCGCTGCGGGCGCAG GTGGAGATGCTGGGGGCAGCGGTGGCAGCGGGGACGCGGCGGGTGACACGGCTGGAGCTGAGCCTGCGTGAGAGGGCGGCCACTGCCGAGCTGCAGCGTCGGGACACCGAG CGCCTGGCGCAGGAGGTGATgcggcagcggggacgggcaGAGGCGGCTGAggaggcactggggggactggCCCGGGCAGCTGCCAG GCTGGCCGGGGTGGTGACAGCACGCGAGGCTGAGGTGACAGCAGCCACCGGGACCATGGTCACCCTCAGCGCCCGCCTGCGCCAGGCGGGACAGCGGCTCCGCGTCCTCCAGG GGCTGGTGGCCCCGGCGGTGGCCTTGGAGCGGCCGTGGTGGCAGCGGGACCCTGCGGGGGACGA CCCGGTGGCCAAGGTGACAGGCAGCACCCATCGGCTCGTGGGGACAACGGCCAGGGTCCAGCGCAGCG GCCACCCACCGTGGAGACAGGACAGTCCCCCCCCTGGGCAGAG GAACCGTTGA
- the CCHCR1 gene encoding coiled-coil alpha-helical rod protein 1 isoform X1 — protein MAESHPEPPGTGLRGLVPPSHFMLRPPGPSTRTLEAELEAEKRRSQALEVELEAEKRRSQALEVELEAEKRRSHALEVELEAERRRSQALEVELEAERRRGQAQGAEPDGEQPLEECQAQVLLQARLSALGHILTLQEHELGRELPPTEVPVAVAPPRLHALLGRWREKVFALLVQQRVQEEAQRALRAQVEMLGAAVAAGTRRVTRLELSLRERAATAELQRRDTERLAQEVMRQRGRAEAAEEALGGLARAAARLAGVVTAREAEVTAATGTMVTLSARLRQAGQRLRVLQGLVAPAVALERPWWQRDPAGDDPVAKVTGSTHRLVGTTARVQRSAVALGVAEEVTHGQVTKDKVMQDKAARGEATHRGDRTVPPLGRAALGSLVTQLQALGAAILGDDGDNGDNGDPS, from the exons ATGGCCGAGAGTCACCCAGAGCCACCAGGTACTG gtcTGCGGGGCCTCGTCCCCCCGTCGCACTTTATgctccgcccccccggccccagcaccaG GACACTGGAGGCGGAGCTTGAGGCTGAGAAGAGGCGGAGCCAAGCCCTGGAGGTGGAGCTTGAGGCTGAGAAGAGGCGGAGCCAAGCACTAGAGGTGGAGCTTGAGGCTGAGAAGAGGCGGAGCCATGCCCTGGAGGTGGAGCTTGAGGCTGAGAGGAGGCGGAGCCAAGCCTTGGAGGTGGAGCTTGAGGCTGAGAGGAGGCGTGGTCAAGCCCAAGGGGCGGAGCCTGATGGGGAGCAGCCCCTGGAGGAG TGCCAGGCCCAGGTGCTGCTCCAGGCCCGGCTCAGCGCCCTTGGCCACATCCTGACCCTGCAGGAGCACGAACTGGGCCgtgag ctgccccccaccGAAGTCCCCGTGGCGGTGGCCCCCCCCCGGCTGCACGCACTCCTGGGGCGCTGGCGGGAGAAGGTCTTCGCCCTCCTGGTGCAGCAGCGGGTACAGGAGGAGGCACAGCGGGCGCTGCGGGCGCAG GTGGAGATGCTGGGGGCAGCGGTGGCAGCGGGGACGCGGCGGGTGACACGGCTGGAGCTGAGCCTGCGTGAGAGGGCGGCCACTGCCGAGCTGCAGCGTCGGGACACCGAG CGCCTGGCGCAGGAGGTGATgcggcagcggggacgggcaGAGGCGGCTGAggaggcactggggggactggCCCGGGCAGCTGCCAG GCTGGCCGGGGTGGTGACAGCACGCGAGGCTGAGGTGACAGCAGCCACCGGGACCATGGTCACCCTCAGCGCCCGCCTGCGCCAGGCGGGACAGCGGCTCCGCGTCCTCCAGG GGCTGGTGGCCCCGGCGGTGGCCTTGGAGCGGCCGTGGTGGCAGCGGGACCCTGCGGGGGACGA CCCGGTGGCCAAGGTGACAGGCAGCACCCATCGGCTCGTGGGGACAACGGCCAGGGTCCAGCGCAGCG cggTGGCCTTGGGGGTGGCTGAGGAGGTGACACACGGCCAGGTGACAAAGGACAAGGTGATGCAGGACAAGGCGGCACGGGGTGAG GCCACCCACCGTGGAGACAGGACAGTCCCCCCCCTGGGCAGAG CGGCGCTGGGCTCCCTCGTGACGCAGCTGCAGGCCCTGGGTGCCGCCATCCTCGGGGACGATGGGGACAACGGTGACAACGGTGACCCCTCCTGA
- the CCHCR1 gene encoding coiled-coil alpha-helical rod protein 1 isoform X2 yields MAESHPEPPGLRGLVPPSHFMLRPPGPSTRTLEAELEAEKRRSQALEVELEAEKRRSQALEVELEAEKRRSHALEVELEAERRRSQALEVELEAERRRGQAQGAEPDGEQPLEECQAQVLLQARLSALGHILTLQEHELGRELPPTEVPVAVAPPRLHALLGRWREKVFALLVQQRVQEEAQRALRAQVEMLGAAVAAGTRRVTRLELSLRERAATAELQRRDTERLAQEVMRQRGRAEAAEEALGGLARAAARLAGVVTAREAEVTAATGTMVTLSARLRQAGQRLRVLQGLVAPAVALERPWWQRDPAGDDPVAKVTGSTHRLVGTTARVQRSAVALGVAEEVTHGQVTKDKVMQDKAARGEATHRGDRTVPPLGRAALGSLVTQLQALGAAILGDDGDNGDNGDPS; encoded by the exons ATGGCCGAGAGTCACCCAGAGCCACCAG gtcTGCGGGGCCTCGTCCCCCCGTCGCACTTTATgctccgcccccccggccccagcaccaG GACACTGGAGGCGGAGCTTGAGGCTGAGAAGAGGCGGAGCCAAGCCCTGGAGGTGGAGCTTGAGGCTGAGAAGAGGCGGAGCCAAGCACTAGAGGTGGAGCTTGAGGCTGAGAAGAGGCGGAGCCATGCCCTGGAGGTGGAGCTTGAGGCTGAGAGGAGGCGGAGCCAAGCCTTGGAGGTGGAGCTTGAGGCTGAGAGGAGGCGTGGTCAAGCCCAAGGGGCGGAGCCTGATGGGGAGCAGCCCCTGGAGGAG TGCCAGGCCCAGGTGCTGCTCCAGGCCCGGCTCAGCGCCCTTGGCCACATCCTGACCCTGCAGGAGCACGAACTGGGCCgtgag ctgccccccaccGAAGTCCCCGTGGCGGTGGCCCCCCCCCGGCTGCACGCACTCCTGGGGCGCTGGCGGGAGAAGGTCTTCGCCCTCCTGGTGCAGCAGCGGGTACAGGAGGAGGCACAGCGGGCGCTGCGGGCGCAG GTGGAGATGCTGGGGGCAGCGGTGGCAGCGGGGACGCGGCGGGTGACACGGCTGGAGCTGAGCCTGCGTGAGAGGGCGGCCACTGCCGAGCTGCAGCGTCGGGACACCGAG CGCCTGGCGCAGGAGGTGATgcggcagcggggacgggcaGAGGCGGCTGAggaggcactggggggactggCCCGGGCAGCTGCCAG GCTGGCCGGGGTGGTGACAGCACGCGAGGCTGAGGTGACAGCAGCCACCGGGACCATGGTCACCCTCAGCGCCCGCCTGCGCCAGGCGGGACAGCGGCTCCGCGTCCTCCAGG GGCTGGTGGCCCCGGCGGTGGCCTTGGAGCGGCCGTGGTGGCAGCGGGACCCTGCGGGGGACGA CCCGGTGGCCAAGGTGACAGGCAGCACCCATCGGCTCGTGGGGACAACGGCCAGGGTCCAGCGCAGCG cggTGGCCTTGGGGGTGGCTGAGGAGGTGACACACGGCCAGGTGACAAAGGACAAGGTGATGCAGGACAAGGCGGCACGGGGTGAG GCCACCCACCGTGGAGACAGGACAGTCCCCCCCCTGGGCAGAG CGGCGCTGGGCTCCCTCGTGACGCAGCTGCAGGCCCTGGGTGCCGCCATCCTCGGGGACGATGGGGACAACGGTGACAACGGTGACCCCTCCTGA
- the CCHCR1 gene encoding coiled-coil alpha-helical rod protein 1 isoform X3, with protein MAESHPEPPGTGLRGLVPPSHFMLRPPGPSTRTLEAELEAEKRRSQALEVELEAEKRRSQALEVELEAEKRRSHALEVELEAERRRSQALEVELEAERRRGQAQGAEPDGEQPLEECQAQVLLQARLSALGHILTLQEHELGRELPPTEVPVAVAPPRLHALLGRWREKVFALLVQQRVQEEAQRALRAQVEMLGAAVAAGTRRVTRLELSLRERAATAELQRRDTEEVMRQRGRAEAAEEALGGLARAAARLAGVVTAREAEVTAATGTMVTLSARLRQAGQRLRVLQGLVAPAVALERPWWQRDPAGDDPVAKVTGSTHRLVGTTARVQRSAVALGVAEEVTHGQVTKDKVMQDKAARGEATHRGDRTVPPLGRAALGSLVTQLQALGAAILGDDGDNGDNGDPS; from the exons ATGGCCGAGAGTCACCCAGAGCCACCAGGTACTG gtcTGCGGGGCCTCGTCCCCCCGTCGCACTTTATgctccgcccccccggccccagcaccaG GACACTGGAGGCGGAGCTTGAGGCTGAGAAGAGGCGGAGCCAAGCCCTGGAGGTGGAGCTTGAGGCTGAGAAGAGGCGGAGCCAAGCACTAGAGGTGGAGCTTGAGGCTGAGAAGAGGCGGAGCCATGCCCTGGAGGTGGAGCTTGAGGCTGAGAGGAGGCGGAGCCAAGCCTTGGAGGTGGAGCTTGAGGCTGAGAGGAGGCGTGGTCAAGCCCAAGGGGCGGAGCCTGATGGGGAGCAGCCCCTGGAGGAG TGCCAGGCCCAGGTGCTGCTCCAGGCCCGGCTCAGCGCCCTTGGCCACATCCTGACCCTGCAGGAGCACGAACTGGGCCgtgag ctgccccccaccGAAGTCCCCGTGGCGGTGGCCCCCCCCCGGCTGCACGCACTCCTGGGGCGCTGGCGGGAGAAGGTCTTCGCCCTCCTGGTGCAGCAGCGGGTACAGGAGGAGGCACAGCGGGCGCTGCGGGCGCAG GTGGAGATGCTGGGGGCAGCGGTGGCAGCGGGGACGCGGCGGGTGACACGGCTGGAGCTGAGCCTGCGTGAGAGGGCGGCCACTGCCGAGCTGCAGCGTCGGGACACCGAG GAGGTGATgcggcagcggggacgggcaGAGGCGGCTGAggaggcactggggggactggCCCGGGCAGCTGCCAG GCTGGCCGGGGTGGTGACAGCACGCGAGGCTGAGGTGACAGCAGCCACCGGGACCATGGTCACCCTCAGCGCCCGCCTGCGCCAGGCGGGACAGCGGCTCCGCGTCCTCCAGG GGCTGGTGGCCCCGGCGGTGGCCTTGGAGCGGCCGTGGTGGCAGCGGGACCCTGCGGGGGACGA CCCGGTGGCCAAGGTGACAGGCAGCACCCATCGGCTCGTGGGGACAACGGCCAGGGTCCAGCGCAGCG cggTGGCCTTGGGGGTGGCTGAGGAGGTGACACACGGCCAGGTGACAAAGGACAAGGTGATGCAGGACAAGGCGGCACGGGGTGAG GCCACCCACCGTGGAGACAGGACAGTCCCCCCCCTGGGCAGAG CGGCGCTGGGCTCCCTCGTGACGCAGCTGCAGGCCCTGGGTGCCGCCATCCTCGGGGACGATGGGGACAACGGTGACAACGGTGACCCCTCCTGA
- the LOC142404167 gene encoding uncharacterized protein LOC142404167 yields the protein MSSPLLSSAVASATAASEQTLQALVGLAESLATPGTVAGALAEAKAALAEAEAALAGLEAALVAALAAAAATEMPTPGLNTEGLYRALGAAADAGASELERELSRNRRRRWGLSVGRTIALVLMLLCAPLLSLDAVRETVGVTQESHIVPCLATIVLVCQVALWGARTSKHHLATAARHQRHQALRYRRLARDAAAATAATAEAAEAIAASNATVGMLEDVTGHLRTLVDNVTEDLEIGQGFPAAARALGDAVVALGMAMGDKEGTRRLAQALEALPGDE from the exons ATGTCCTCTCCGCTGCTGTCCTCGGCGGTGGCTTCGGCCACGGCAGCCTCGGAGCAGACGCTACAGGCGCTGGTGGGGCTGGCCGAGTCGTTGGCGACGCCGGGGACGGTGGCCGGGGCGTTGGCGGAGGCGAAGGCGGCGTtggcggaggcggaggcggcgtTGGCGGGGCTGGAGGCGGCGCTGgtggcggcgctggcggcggcggcggcgacggaAATGCCGACGCCGGGGCTCAATACCGAAGGTCTCTACCGGGCGTTGGGGGCAGCTGCCGATGCCGGCGCTTCCGAGCTGGAGCGGGAGCTGAGCCGGAATCGCCGGCGGCGCTGGGGTCTGTCGGTGGGCCGGACCATCGCCCTGGTGCTGATGCTTCTCTGCGCTCCCCTGC TGTCCCTGGATGCGGTGCGGGAGACAGTGGGGGTGACACAGGAGAGCCACATCGTCCCCTGTCTGGCCACCATCGTCCTCGTCTGCCAGGTGGCCCTGTGGGGCGCGCGGACATCCAAGCATCACTTGGCCACCGCGGCCAGGCACCAGCGCCACCAAGCCCTCCGCTATCGCCGCCTGGCCCGggacgccgccgccgccaccgctgcCACCGCCGAGGCCGCCGAGGCCATTGCTGCCAGCAATGCCACCGTGGGGATGTTGGAGGACGTGACGGGTCACCTGAGGACTCTGGTGGATAATGTCACCGAGGACCTGGAGATAGGCCAAggcttccccgccgccgcccgggccctgGGGGACGCCGTGGTGGCCTTGGGGATGGCGatgggggacaaggaggggacgCGGAGGTTGGCCCAGGCGCTGGAGGCTCTGCCAGGGGATGAgtag
- the LOC142404162 gene encoding uncharacterized protein LOC142404162, with translation MAPLAGVRAWPSPKAVSSHCRRHSLPGPVRPHRVPTASPPLPPPPMGTPEATRPIVPPEVSPELLEPLVTVVAVLGELGATAGDVPLAGPSGSLRAGLVALVATISRAMGHRHREATRLRRALATAGATTGTTPEASAVPPGDPTVPRATTGDAWATVATIMREWREAVALVEATWTTVAGDAARLRDACGAAATAGTTTVATVGHLAAAVARENQARQDLLVATQALPVASELATAASEVAAHETRVAEASAGLRAATEATKKTAVAMVETAVAGERARRAAVAHEPLGRLVAACDGATHFYRHLRQLLEDIEATAATGLGGPEAPGVSQEGPGVPEDLMAAVAAAEVLWDASARLAQGHLLGTLRMARGLLVTLGVPDATAVAQRCRDATTALPGLLQREPQ, from the exons ATGGCCCCGCTGGCCGGCGTCCGAGCCTGGCCCAGCCCCAAGGCCGTGTCCAGCCACTGCCGCCGCCATTCGCTTCCCGGCCCCGTGCGTCCCCACCGCGTCCCCACCGCgtccccaccgctgccaccaccacccatggggaccccGGAGGCCACCAGGCCCATTGTCCCTCCCGAG gtgtccccagagcTGCTAGAACCACTGGTGACGGTGGTGGCTGTCCTGGGCGAGCTGGGGGCCACCGCAGGGGACGTCCCCCTGGCTGGGCCATCGGGCTCGCTGCGGGCCGGGCTGGTGGCCCTCGTTGCCACCATCAGCCGGGCCATGGGCCACCGTCACAGAGAGGCCACCCGTCTCCGTCGTGCCCTGGCCACCGCTGGGGCCACCACCGGGACCACCCCAGAGGCCAGTGCGGTCCCGCCGGGGGATCCcactgtccccagggccaccacggGGGACGCCTGGGCTACCGTGGCAACCATCATGCGTGAGTGGCGGGAGGCGGTGGCCTTGGTGGAGGCCACCTGGACCACAGTGGCAGGGGACGCCGCACGCCTGAGGGACGCCTGTGGGGCTGCGGCCACTGCCGGGACCACCACTGTGGCCACCGTGGGCCACCTGGCAGCGGCAGTGGCCCGGGAGAACCAGGCACGCCAGGATCTGCTAGTGGCCACCCAGGCACTACCAGTGGCCTCAGAGCTGGCCACAGCGGCCTCGGAGGTGGCAGCCCACGAGACACGAGTGGCCGAGgccagcgcggggctgcgggcggccacCGAGGCCACCAAGAAGACGGCAGTGGCAATGGTGGAGACGGCGGTGGCTGGAGAGCGGGCACGGCGAGCGGCGGTGGCCCACGAGCCCCTGGGACGTTTAGTGGCCGCCTGTGACGGGGCCACCCACTTCTACCGTCACCTGCGGCAGCTCCTCGAGGACATCGAGGCCACCGCGGCTACTGGACTCGGTGGCCCCGAGGCTCCTGGGGTGTCCCAGGAGGGTCCTGGAGTCCCCGAGGACCTGATGGCAGCGGTGGCAGCGGCCGAGGTGCTGTGGGACGCCAGCGCCCGCCTGGCCCAGGGCCACCTCCTGGGGACGCTGCGGATGGCCCGGGGACTGCTGGTCACCCTCGGCGTCCCCGATGCCACCGCCGTGGCCCAGCGCTGCCGGGATGCCACCACCGCCCTCCCGGGGCTGCTGCAGCGGGAACCGCAGTAG